A genomic segment from Cyanobium sp. NIES-981 encodes:
- a CDS encoding class I SAM-dependent methyltransferase gives MLQKHLQVFSHTTRKERLCIYRTARNLPQNSRVLEIGSHLGSSALLICLGIQSKGGRLYCVDTWNNETMPDGLKDTFEEFRLNTLQYSKIVTPIRKNSCSLAFADLNTCLDMAFIDGDHSEKAVRGDFEKVARYLKPHGLLLFHDVTHYPGVNKVVGEAMAASKWQLIRLVDSLAVLEKV, from the coding sequence ATGCTTCAAAAGCATTTGCAAGTATTTTCCCATACGACACGAAAAGAGAGACTTTGCATTTATAGAACAGCGAGGAACCTTCCACAGAATAGTAGAGTTCTAGAGATAGGGTCACACTTAGGCTCGTCTGCACTACTCATTTGCTTAGGGATACAAAGCAAGGGCGGGAGGCTATACTGCGTAGATACATGGAACAATGAAACAATGCCAGATGGGCTTAAGGATACCTTCGAGGAATTTAGGCTGAATACCTTACAGTACTCAAAAATAGTTACTCCAATCAGAAAGAACAGTTGCTCACTAGCTTTTGCCGACTTGAATACCTGTCTAGACATGGCATTCATTGATGGCGACCATTCTGAAAAGGCCGTCAGAGGCGATTTTGAGAAAGTCGCACGCTACCTGAAACCGCACGGTCTTCTTCTATTTCACGACGTAACTCATTACCCAGGGGTAAATAAGGTTGTAGGGGAAGCAATGGCCGCATCTAAGTGGCAGCTCATACGCTTAGTCGATTCACTAGCAGTGCTAGAGAAAGTCTAA
- a CDS encoding glycosyltransferase yields the protein MEHITYSIAICSHNPDLRLLHRLLYAINSLQGLHEAQSIVLVDNNSSPPLNKDGAVVSFLASTPSARYVVEEKQGLTYARLRAIRETDSDILIFLDDDNEPCANYLEHIRNAFYTYPNSGAWGPGRVSVEFVDRTPEEVKRYSNVFQKRDTPFGYACTPGEWNSFCPFGTGLAVRRIVLDSYANAYEQGRLTRSDRRGKSLSSAGDIQIVWQAFNLGYSAGVLPDLTCNHMINSSKANSNYIFRLSFWTASSYLPALSESFPQLIPMRTKKRGLLFILSFAFSKYCLTMILNLLAPKGRLGRTMAYARWLGNEHGRLTAWQDQASLTVLRIALFLRVA from the coding sequence ATGGAACACATTACTTACTCCATAGCAATATGCAGCCACAATCCGGATTTACGGTTGCTTCACAGACTCCTATATGCAATCAATAGCCTTCAAGGGTTGCACGAAGCGCAGAGCATCGTCCTAGTCGATAATAATTCTTCTCCTCCACTTAACAAGGATGGAGCGGTGGTTAGCTTTCTTGCATCTACTCCTTCCGCAAGATATGTTGTCGAAGAGAAACAAGGACTGACTTACGCTAGACTTCGAGCCATACGTGAAACAGACTCGGATATTCTCATTTTCCTTGATGACGATAATGAGCCGTGCGCCAACTACTTAGAACATATACGTAATGCATTCTACACTTACCCAAATAGCGGGGCATGGGGCCCGGGAAGAGTCTCAGTAGAATTTGTTGACAGAACTCCAGAGGAAGTCAAACGTTATTCGAATGTCTTTCAGAAGCGAGACACACCATTTGGCTATGCATGTACGCCAGGCGAGTGGAATTCTTTTTGCCCCTTCGGAACAGGACTTGCCGTAAGGCGTATAGTATTAGATTCATATGCTAATGCATACGAGCAGGGGAGGCTCACTAGAAGTGATCGGAGGGGTAAGTCACTATCAAGCGCTGGAGATATTCAAATCGTTTGGCAAGCTTTCAATCTTGGTTATTCCGCAGGAGTGCTACCGGATCTTACATGCAACCATATGATTAATTCTAGCAAAGCAAACAGCAACTACATTTTCAGGCTCAGCTTTTGGACGGCGAGCTCTTATCTGCCCGCACTATCCGAGTCATTTCCTCAACTGATTCCCATGCGCACAAAGAAGAGAGGCTTGCTCTTCATATTGTCATTTGCCTTCTCGAAATACTGCCTTACTATGATTTTAAATCTTCTTGCTCCTAAAGGCCGTTTGGGCCGAACAATGGCTTATGCACGCTGGCTGGGCAATGAGCATGGCAGGCTTACCGCCTGGCAAGATCAAGCATCTTTAACAGTACTAAGAATCGCACTATTTCTGCGAGTAGCATAG